The DNA segment GACAGCGCGGGGCGGAGGAGGCCGGACGGCGCGGCCCGTTCGGGCCGGGATGCGGAAGACGTACTCACTCTCCGACCTTGGTCACGCCCACACGGCCGTGCAATCCACGACCCGGGTTTCGCGCGGTCTTTAACCCTGATTCAGGAACGGGGGCGTCCGGGGCGGGTGTCGGGGACGGGAGTCGGGGACGGGAGTCGGGGTGGAGTCGGGGACGGGCGCCGGAGGTGTCCGGCTGCACCCGGAACGTAAATCAGGGCAACCCGGACCGTGGTGACCCTCACACAAGATCCCCGGAGAGATCAAAGTAGGGTGTGGCTACCATATGAGCGCCGCCTAGCTCGAAAGTTAGATCTGTGACTGTCAACGACGACTCGTTCACCAACTGGATGCACCGCGAGGAAATCGCGGAGTCGATGATCCCGCTCATCGGGAAGCTGCACCGCGAGCGGGACGTGACCGTCCTGCTGCACAGCCGCTCCCTGGTGAACAAGTCGGTGGTCAGCATCCTGAAGACGCACCGCTTCGCCCGGCAGATCGCCGGCGCGGAGCTGTCGGTCACCGAGACCATGCCGTTCCTGCGAGCCCTGACCACCCTCGACCTCGGGCCCTCGCAGATCGACCTCGGCATGCTCGCCGCCACCTACAAGGCCGACGACCGCGGCCTGAGCGTGGCGGAGTTCACCGCGGAGGCCGTCGCCGGCGCCACGGGCGCCAACAAGATCGAGCGCCGCGAACCGCGTGACGTCGTCCTCTACGGCTTCGGCCGCATCGGCCGGCTCGTCGCCCGCCTGCTGATCGAGAAGGCCGGCTCCGGCAACGGCCTCAGGCTGCGCGCCATCGTGGTGCGCGGCGGAGGCCCCCGGGCCGCCGGTGACCTCGTCAAGCGCGCCTCGCTGCTGCGGCGCGACTCCATCCACGGCCAGTTCCAGGGCACCATCACCGTGGACGAGGACAGCAGCACGATCCTGGCCAACGGCAACGCCATCAAGGTGATCTACGCCGACGACCCGTCCGCCGTGGACTACACCGAGTACGGCATCCGGGACGCCATCCTCATCGACAACACCGGTAAGTGGCGCGACCGCGAGGGCCTGTCCAACCACCTGCGCCCCGGCATCGAGAAGGTCGTGCTGACCGCGCCGGGCAAGGGCGACGTCCCGAACATCGTGCACGGCGTCAACCACGACACGATCAAGCCCGACGAGCAGATCCTGTCCTGCGCCTCGTGCACCACCAACGCGATCGTGCCCCCGCTGAAGGCCATGGACGACGAGTACGGCGTGCTGCGCGGCCACGTGGAGACCGTCCACTCGTTCACCAACGACCAGAACCTGCTGGACAATTACCACAAGTCCGAGCGTCGCGGCCGTTCCGCGCCGCTCAACATGGTGATCACCGAGACCGGTGCCGCGTCCGCGGTGGCGAAGGCGCTGCCCGACCTCAAGGCTCCGATCACCGGCAGCTCGATCCGCGTCCCGGTCCCGGACGTCTCGATCGCGATCCTCAACCTCCGGCTGGCCCGCGAGACCACGCGCGAGGACGTCCACGACTACCTGCGGGACATCTCGCTGACCTCGCCGCTCAAGCGCCAGATCGACTTCACCACGGCGCCCGACGCGGTCTCCAGCGACTTCATCGGCTCGCGCCACGCCTCGATCGTCGACGCCGGCGCCCTCAAGGTCGACGGCGACAACGCGATCCTCTACCTCTGGTACGACAACGAGTTCGGCTACTCGTGCCAGGTCGTCCGGGTCGTCCAGCACGTCTCGGGCGTGGAATACCCGACGTACCCGGCCACGGCGGTCTGACGCCCCGGGCTCACCGACACGGTACGCACGCGGCCGCCGACCGGGGTTCCGGTCGGCGGCCGCGTGCGTTCGCGGGGGGGGCGTGCGCGGGAGTGGGCGCGTGCGTGCGCGGGGAGGCGTCTCGTCCGATAAGGCCGGTGCCTCCGCGCCCGCTACGCCCCCGCGCCGGTCCAGGTGCGGGAGGCCCAGGCCCTCAGGTGCGGTGCCTGGGCGACGAGATCGCGGTAGGCGGCGGTGGCCGACTGGAACAGCGCGTCCACCACGTCGTCCGTGACCGCGTCGGGCCGCCACGCGAGCACGTACCGGCACCACAGGGGCGAGCCGGCCAGCGGCTTGACCAGGACGTTCGGGATGGGGCGCAGCGTCGGCTGCACCATGGAGACACCGAGGCCGTCCGCGATCATGCTCTGCAGCTGGGTCGGGTCGCCGAGGAACTCGTGCACGGCGACCGGGGCGAACCCGGCGGCCGCGCAGGCGTCGTGGAACACGCCGGGCCAGCCCGCGCCGTCGTCCGGGGTCAGGAACCACTCGTCGGCGGCCAGGTCCGCGAGCTGGACCTGCGCGCACTGGCGCAGGCGGTGCCGGGCCGGCAGGGCGACGAAGGTCGGCTCGGTGACGATCCCGCGGTGCCTGACGGCGGCCGAGTGACGCAGTTCCATGCCCGGGTAGTCGGCGGCGATGGCCACGTCGGCCGCGCCCTCCTCCAGCAGTTCCACGATGCGCGAGGAGGCGTAGACGCTGGTCATGGTCAGGGACAGTTCCGGCAGCCGGGTGCGGGCGCGGGACATCGTGCCCGAGAGCATGGGTGAGTTGGTCGCGGCCACGCGCAGCGTCCGGCGCGCGCGGGCCGCGGCCGGGCGGTGACCGATGGCGTCGGCGCGGGCCAGCACGTCACGTGCCTGAGCCACGACCTCGGCGCCGTACGGCGTCGCCCGCGCGCCGCTCGCGTCCCGGTCGAAGAGCGGCTCGCCCAGATGGCGCTCGATGCGCCTGAGCTGGGTGCTCACAGCCGGCTGCGTGTAACCCAGCAGCGCGGCGGCGCGGCCCACACTGCCCGTGTCGGCGATCGCGCACAGCACACGCAGATGCCGAAGCTCCAGCTCCATTCGCTCCACTCCCCCGTTCCCGTCCACGGCCGGTCCATTGTGCCTCCACCCGCGCCGGTCGCGACCCTCCACCCGACTACAGCCTCGCTGTATTTGCCTAAAGGTTTTAGGCGCACGCATAATCGCTTCTGGACAATGGGAGGTACTTCATGGCGCGTGCGGGTCTGACGACGGAGCGTCTGGTGCGGGCGGGAGCGGAGCTGGCCGACGAGGCCGGCTTCGAGCAGGTGACGGTGTCGGCGCTGGCCCGGCGGTTCGACGTGAAGGTCGCGAGCCTGTACTCGCATGTGCGCAACTCGCACGACCTGAAGAGCGGGATCGCCCTGCTCGCCCTGGAGGAGCTGGCCGACCGGGCCGCCGACGCCCTCGCGGGCCGGGCAGGCAAGGACGCCCTGACCGCCTTCGCGAACGCCTACCGCGAATACGCCCGGGAACACCCCGGCCGTTACGAGGCGGCCCGGTACCGGCTGGACCCGGAGACGGCCGCCGCGAGCGCCGGCGGGCGGCACGCGGAGATGACCCGGGCGATCCTGCGCGGCTACGACCTGGCCGAACCCGACCAGACGCACGCGGTACGCCTGCTGGGCAGCGTGTTCCAGGGTTACGTCACCCTGGAGTCGGCCGGCGGGTTCAGTCACAGCGCGCCGGACTCCGAGGAGTCGTGGACGCGGATCCTCGACGGCCTCGACACCCTGCTGCGCGGCTGGCCGGCGCCCTGACCGCCTCCGCTCCCCCACCGGGTGCCCCGCCTCACGACCTTCCCGACTCCTCGACAGGCTCACTCATGCCCACCACGCCCACGCCCACCACGCCGTACGCCTGGATCACCACGCCGCTCACCGCCGCCCTCGTGCGCGGCGCCCAGGACCTCGAGCGCACCCCGCGCGGGCTGCTCCCGCACCGGCTGCCCGCCTGGGCCCGCGCCCAGTGCGCCGACCCGCAGCTGCTCATGGCGGAATCCCAGCCCTCCGGCGTACGGCTGGTCTTCCGTACCCGCGCCACCGCCGTCGAGCTGGACACCCTGGCGACCAAGCGCGTCTACGCCGGGGCCCCGCCGCGCCCGGACGGCGTGTACGACCTCCTCGTCGACGGACGCCCGGCCGGCGCCGCGAGCGTCAGCGGCGGCGACACCCTGGAGATCGACCTGACCACCGGCTCCGCCGAGCTGCGGTCCGGCCCGGTGGGGACCGTCCGCTTCACCGGCCTGCCGGGCCACGCCAAGGACGTCGAGATCTGGCTGCCCCACAACGAGACCACCGAGCTGGTCGCCCTGCGCACCGACGCGCCCGTGGAGCCCGCGCCGGACCGGGGCCGCAAGGTGTGGCTGCATCACGGCAGTTCCATCAGTCACGGCTCCGACGCCGCGACCCCGACCACCACCTGGCCGGCGCTCGCCGCCTCGCTCGGCGGGGTGGAGCTCATCAACCTCGGGCTGGGCGGCAGCGCCCTGCTCGACCCGTTCACCGCTCGCACACTGCGCGACACGCCCGCCGACCTGATCAGCCTCAAGCTCGGCATCAACCTGGTCAACGCGGACCTCATGCGGCTGCGCGCCTTCGGCCCCGCGGTCCACGGCTTCCTGGACACCGTCCGCGAGGGACACCCCGACACCCCCCTGCTCGTGGTGTCACCGATCCTGTGCCCCATCCACGAGGACACACCGGGCCCCAGCGCACCGGACTTCGCCGCCCTGAGCTCCGGGCGGCTGCGGTTCCGGGCCTGCGGGGACCCCGCGGAACGGGCCCAGGGGAAGCTGACGTTGAACGTCATCCGGGAGGAACTGGCCCGGATCGTGCGGGAGCGGGCCGCCGCGGACCAGAACCTGCACCTGCTCGACGGACGCGACCTGTACGGGGCCGCCGACTTCGCCGAGCTGCCGCTGCCCGACGGCCTCCACCCGGACGCCGCCGCGCACCGCCGCATCGGCGAGCGCTTCGCCGAGCTGGCCTTCGGACCGGGCGCCCCCTTCGCGGCCTCCGCCAGCTGAGCCGTCGAGCCCTGGCGGCCCCACGCCCCCGGCAGGCGCCGCACCGGGCCGCCGGCCCGTACCCGGCGGGGCCGGCACCGCCGCGTCACACGAGATGGGCGAAGACCACCAGGTTCTCCGTGTAGTCCTTGGCCGAGTGGTCGTAGTCGCCCGCGCAGGTGATGAGCCGTACCTCGGGGCGGGCCGCGTCGTCGTACACGCGCTTGCTGGGGAAGTCGTCCTTCTCGAAGGTCTCGGCGCTGTCCACGACGAAGTTCGCCGTACGGCCGTCGGCCCGTTCCACGGAGAACCGGTCGCCTCGCTCCAGGTCGTCGAGGTTGGCGAAGACGGCCGCGGAGGTCGTGGTGTCCACGTGCCCGGCGATGATCGAGGTGCCCTTCTCGCCGGGTGAGACGCCCTTGGAGTACCAGCCGACCAGGTTGGTGTTGCCGGCCGGCGGGGGCTCGAGCTGGCCCGAGGCGCCGATGACGAGGGCGGTGAAGGGGGCGTCCACGGTGATCTTCGGGATGCGCAGCCGGGTGGGCGCGGAATGGGGCAGCGCCTGGCCCGCCTTGGCCGGGTCGGTCGTCGCGCCGCCGGCCCGGAAGGTGCCGGAGGCGTCGTGCGTACCGCGGTGGCCGCCGAGCACGCTGAATGCGAGGACGACGATCGCCACACCCCACAGCGTCAGCCGCCCGCCGCGGCCCGGGTTCTGCTCGTGCGACGCCGGTGCGGCGGAGCGCGGGGAGGAGGGATCTGCTGCCATCGGACACCACCTCACTCGGGCACGGCAGCACAGGGACCGGACTGCGGGTGGCGCGGGCCGCCGGCACGGAAAGCGCCGGCGGCGGCCGCAGCACCCGGGATACGGGACACGGGGACGGTCAGGAGGCCGAGCCGCCGGTCCTGCGGCGCAGCGCGTACAGGCCGGTGACGCCTACGGCGAGTACGGCGAGGCCGCCCGTGGTGACACCCGAACCGGCCAGGGCGCCGCCACCGGTGTGCATGCCGCCGCGCGGCTCGTCACGGCCGCTGTCGCTGTCGCGGTCGCCGCCGCCCGAGTCGCCCTTGTCGCGCCCGCCACCGCTGTCGCTGTCGTCGTCACCCTTGTCCTTGTAGGTCTCGGGGTCGAACCTGCTGTCGTCGTCGGACCCTCCGCTGTCGCTGCGGACCGTCGCGAGGGCACCGCCACCGGTGTGCATGCCGCCGCGGGGCTCGTCACGGCCGCCGCTTCCCTTGTCGTAACCGCTGTCGGAGTCGTCGTCGCTGTCGGAACCCTTGCCGCGGTTGCCGCTGTCGGAGCCCTTGCCACTGTCGGAGCCCTTGCCGCGGTCGCCGCCGGAATCGCTGTCGTGGTCGCTGCTGTACGAGGAGTCGTCCCGGCTTCCGCCGTCCGCCGCGAGGGCGGCACCGGGCGTCGCGAAGGCGAGCGCCGCGGAGGCGGCCGCCGAAGCGAGAAGAATGCGGGCAGAGCGCATGTCGGTGTCCTTCCGCCGTGACCGGGCAGCGGATCCGTCATCAGCTGAAGAGACCGGCCTCGACATGACCCACCGTCGATCAGGCCGCTGCCGCGCACCATCCAGGCCGCCCAGCCGGGTCACCGCTCCACCCGTCTGTCCCAGCGACACGCCGCAACACCCCCCGTTCGGCCCCTGCGGAGTCACCCGTCAGCACGCCCCCGCTCCGGGCACGAACGAGCGTCGCGCGCCCCGGGGAACGGCGGTGCCGAAGGTATGCCCGGCGGTGTCCAGCCGCGCCGCTCCCAGTACCGATTCCCGTACCGATGCCGGTGCCGCCGTCCTCTCGTGGCGTGCCCGGGTGCCGCGACCGGGGCGGGCGGGGCGGGCTCGTCGCCCCCTGCGGCCGGTGTCCGTGGGCGAGTTCGGCACCCCCCTTGTCATGACAATCGTCAAAGCCCAGGCTGGGTGCCGACAGTACGCAGGAGCGGCACGGTAGGAGGACTCGGTGGCGGACGGATTCGCGCGGGCGATGTGGGAGCGGTACGAGCCGGTGCACAGTCTCGTGTACTTCACGCCCGAGGCGATGGGGGTCGCGGACGGGCTGGGGCTGCGCGGGTACTGGATGGGGTACTTCGCGCTGCGGGCCGCGCCGCTCGGCGCGGTGGGGCCGGCCGTGGTGACGAGCAGTTTCTTCGTCTTCCACCCGGACCGCGTGCGCCGCGCGCTGCCCGACGCCTGGGCGTACGCCGCTCCGGGGGACGCGCTGTTGGGCCGGTGGGAGGCCATGGACGCGGCGATGACCCGCATGCTGGGGGCGGACGTGGCCGCGTCGGCGGAACTGGCCGAGGCCGCGGACCTCGCCTGGGAGGCGGCGGCCGCCGCGGACACGACGGGCCGGGTCCTGGCCGCGGCGAACCAGGCGCTGGAGCGGCCGCGGCGGCCCACCGTCCGGCTGTGGCAGGCGTTGACGACCCTGCGCGAGCACCGGGGCGACGGGCACTTCGCGGTCCTGGTGAGCCAGGGGCTCGGGCCGGTGGAGGCCATGGTGCTGAAGGCGGCCGCCGGGGAGTCCGACGGCCCGTTCCTGCGCGAGACGCGGAAGTGGGAGGCGGCGGCGTGGGAGGCGGCCGGGGAGCGGCTGCGTGAGCGTGGCCTGCTCGCGGCGGACGGATCGCTCACCTCGGCCGGGACCGCGCTGCGGGCGCGGGTGGAGGCGTCGACCGACGCGGCCGCCGAGGGCCCCTGGACCGCGCTCGGCGCGGACCGCTGCGCCCGTCTCGCCGAACTGCTGGAGCCGTTGACGCACACCGCCGAGACCTCGGGGCTGTTCCCGCCCGGCAATCCGGTGGGACTCACCCGGCAGCGGTTCGCGGGCAGGTGACACCGGCCCGGCTCCCCGTGAGTCAGGCTCTGGTGCGTCAGGTCCCGAGGGGTGGGGTCCGGCCGGTCGGGCTCTGACCGGCCGGGACCGGCAGGGTCGGCCCCGGCCGGTTACGCGTCCCGCCGGTCACCGGCGGACCGTCCGGACGGCCGGCGGCTCCGGCCGTCCGGATTCCGTCGTCGCAACGGCCGAAGTTCGCTGCGTGGCGGCCCTTTTGCCGGACGTACGCTGGGCGCGTGGTCGAGCGAGACGAGGATCCAGGGCAGGTGGCGTCACGGCTCACCGGGCGCCGGGTCACGGGTGCGTGGCCGCCGTCCGGGTCACCCGCCGAGGTGACCCTCGCGGACGGTACGACGGTGATGGTCAAGCGCGGTGACGGCCCCGGCGCGGTCCGCGCCGAGGTGGCGGGACTGCGCTGGCTCGGCGCGGCGGGAGCCGTGCGGGTGCCGGAGGTGCTCGGCCATGACGAACGGTGGATGGTCTCCGAACGCGTACGGACGGGACAGCCCGCTCCCGGGGCGGCGCTGCGTTTCGGCCACGCCCTGGCGACGCTGCACGCGGCCGGGGCACCCTCGTTCGGGGCGCCGCCGCCGGGCGGGCCTGCGGCGGCGTACATCGGTCTCGCGCCGATGCTCAACGCGCCGGGCGCGGACTGGCCTTCCTGGTACGCCGAACACCGGGTGCTGCCCTACCTGCGGGACGCGGTCGACGCCGGAACCGTCCGGCCCGGCGAGGCCGCCCTGGTGGAACGGGTGTGTGAACGGCTGCCGGAGCTGGCGGGACCGGCGGAGCCGCCCGCGCGGCTGCACGGCGACCTGTGGAACGGCAATGTGCTGTGGGGTGCCGACGGCGAGGTGCGGCTCATCGACCCGGCCGCGCACGGCGGGCACCGGGAGACGGACCTGGCGATGCTGATGCTGTTCGGCTGTCCGCATCTGGACCGCGTGCTGGCCGGGTACCGGGAGGCGGCGGCGCCGGCCGACGGCTGGCGGCGGCGGGTCGGCGTGCATCAGCTCTTCCCACTGCTGGTGCACGCGGTGCTGTTCGGGCGGGGGTACGCGGAACAGGCCCTCGCGACGGCGCGCGACGTGCTGGGGGCGTGAGACGGCGGTCGTGACGTCCGTGGGGCCCGCCGGTGCCTGTTCACAAGTTCGCCGGTTCCTGGCGCAGCCTCCTCACCTTTTTCGGCGTCCTTGTACCTGACGCCCCCGACCGCCCTTCCCCCGGCTCCGGTTACGGAGGGTGAGGAACCCAATCGCCCGTTCGAATCGTATAAGGACGTGAAGGCCGAATCAGGGAGAGAACATGCAACCGTTCACGCTCAACTACGCGCGGCCCGCTGTGCAGTTGGACGTCACCGCTCCGTACGCGTATGACGCCGGACTGCAGTTGAACGTCCTCCCGGACGGGCGGATCGCCGCCACCGACCACGCGACCCTGCGAGCCCTGGGGACGACGACCTCCACGGCGGGGTCCAAGACACACTTCGACGACTGAACGCGGGCCCGCTGAACATGACCGTGCTCATCCTGACCAGTGAAGAGGACGTGACGGCGGACCTGGTGGTGCTCCGGCTGGGCGAGGCGGGCGTGCCCGTCGTCCGTCTCGACCCCGCCGACCTCACCCACGGGGTCGCCCTGTCGGGCGAGTACATGCAGGGCACCTGCGGCGGGCATCTCTCCGTCGGCGGGCGCCTGGTGAGCATGAGCGGCGTGCGCTCGATCTGGGTGCGCAGGCCCGGGAGGGCGGCCCTACGCGCCGCCCAGCCGTCCGCCTGGCTGACGGAGGAGTCCACCCAGGCGCTGTACGGCATGCTGCGCTGCACCGGGGCACGCTGGATGAACCACCCGGACGCGGCCCACCGCGCCCGTCACAAGCCCTGGCAGCTGTGGCTGGCGCAGCGCAGCGGGCTCGCGGTGCCGGCCACGCTCATCACCACGTTCCCACAGGCGGCCCGGGAGTTCGCCGAGCGTTTCCCGGACCTGGTGGTCAAGCCGGTCTCCGGAGCGCATCCGCAGGAACCGCCGCGCGCGGTGCCGACCAGCCGGGTCGCGCCGGACACCGACTTCACCGCGGTCGCCTACGGTCCGACCCTGCTGCAGCGGCGGGTCGCCAAGCGGGCCGACATCCGGCTGACGGTCGTGGGGGACACGCTGCTGGCGGCCCGCAAGCAGGCCGATCCGGATGCCCACCCCGACGACGTGGACGTGCGCTTCGCCCCCTCGGCCTCTCCCTGGCGGCCCGTGGAGGTGCCCGCGCAGGTCGCCGGGGCCGTACACCGGTACATGGCGGGTGCCGAACTGGCCTACGGTGCCTTCGACTTCGCGGAGGACACGGACGGGATCTGGTGGTTCCTGGAGTGCAATCAGTCGGGCCAGTTCGGGTTCGTCGAGCTGGACACCGGTCAGCCGATCGCCGCGACGATCGCGTGGTGGCTGGCCGGAGACGGAGAACCGTCGCAGCCGTATGTCAACGGTGAGCGGGACACGGCGCCTTGACGCCGTGGAGCCCGGATCGGAGAAGGGAACGCGACATGCGCATCGGACTGCTGGGAACGGGCCCCTGGGCCCGCGCGGCCTACGCCCCCGCCCTCGCCGGGCACCCCGGCCTGGACTTCGCCGGAGTGTGGGGCCGGCGCCCGGAGGCGGCCGGCGCCCTCGCGCGGGAGTACGGCGTGCGGGCGTACGACGACGTGGACGCCCTGCTGGCCGAGGTGGACGCGGTGGCGGTGGCACTGCCTCCGGCCGTGCAGGCCGCTCTGGCGGTGCGTGCGGCACAGGCGGGCCGCCATCTGCTGCTGGACAAGCCCCTGGCGGTGGAGGCCGCCGAGGCGAGGGCCGTCGCCGAGGCGGCCGAGCGGGCCGGGGTCGCCTCGGTGGTGTTCTTCACCACGCGTTTCCAGAAGGAACCGGACGCGTGGATCGGGGAACAGGCCGCCACGGCGGGCTGGTTCACGGCGCGCGCACAGTGGCTGGGCTCGGTGTTCACCAGTGACAGCCCCTTCGCCGACTCGCCGTGGCGGCGCGAGAAGGGCGCGCTGTGGGACGTGGGCCCGCACGCGCTCTCCGTCCTGCTTCCGGTCCTCGGTGACGTACGGCAGGTCCTGGCGGCGGCGCACGGGCCCTCGGACACCGTGCACCTGGTCCTCGACCACGCCACCGGTGCGTCCAGCACCCTGACGCTGAGTCTGACGGCGCCGCCCGCGGCGGCCGGCGCCGACGTCGAGCTGCGCGGTGAGAGCGGGGTGTCCCTCCTGCCGAGGAGCACGGAGGGGGCGGTCCCCGCTCTCACCCGCGCCGCCGACGCCCTGCTGACCTCCGCCCGCACCGGCCGCCCGCATCCGTGCGACGCGGCGTTCGGTGTCCGCGTCACCGAGATCCTGGAGACAGCGGAGTCCCACCTGGCCGGCGCAGCCTCCGTCTCCGCCTAGAGCCTTCCCGCGGTCCGCCGCCTACCCGTCCTCGAACGGCTCGTCGCTCCACCGGAACCAGGCCCGGTCCCCCTCGATGTGCAGCAGGAACTCGGGGACCGGGCCGTCCGGTGAGGACAGAGACACCCGGGCCTGTATCTCGTCGTAGGCGGACTCCCACTGGGCCCAGCCCGCGTCGTCCTCCGGGTCGGCCAAGGCGAGTTCACGGGCGAAGAGGTCCCGCACGGCGGCGAAGCCGGGGCCGGCGGTGAACCGTCCGGACAACCAGGGGAAGCCGGCCTCCTCGATCCGTATCTCGCCGACCGCCACCTCTCCTGCGTGCACACGCCAGACCGCCCCGTCGTGGCCCATCGGCCTCCCCCTCGTTCCGCTTCCGCTCACCGCTCCGTCAGCATGTCACCCGGCACTGACATCGCCTTCGGCCCAGAAGTTGAGACGCTCGCGGACGACGGGATAGCCGGCCTGGGTGAAGTGGGCGGCCATCGGGAAGTTGCCCTGGTCGGTGGCGGCGGCGATGAAGTCGGCGCCGCGTTCGACGAGGTGGTGGGTGCACTCGGCGAGGAGGTCGTAGGCGTAGCCGTGACCGCGCTGCTCCGGCAGGACACCGATGAAGCCGACGCAGGGACCGGAGGGATTGCGGGCGGGAACGTGGATGCCGACCAACGCGCCCTCGGGTGTGCGGGCGACCCGCCACCACTCGCGCGGTGACGGCATCCACCGGAAGACGTCGAGTTCCTCCCGGGCCGCCTGGTCCACTCCGCCCTGTGCGACGGCCCGGCGGGCGTGGGCGTCCAGCGTGACGGATTGGATGCGGCACAGGGCGTCGTAAAAAACGGCGTCGTCCGGCTCCGGCGAGAAGAGGAGGCGGCCGGGGCGTTCGGGCAGACCCCGGTCGGGGGTCCAGCGGTACACGAGGCGTTCCGCCAGCGGTTCGTACCCGGCCAGGCGGGCGGCCGTGGTGCGGGTGGCGACGGCGGCCCGCTGCCCGGGGACGTCCCGCCAGCCCGGGGGCAGGTCGAGTTCCAGTTCGTCGGACCGCCAGGGCGCGCTCCTCAGGAGTTCGGCCCCCGCGTCCTCCTCGCCCTCGGCGACGTCGAACCAGTTGATCAGGAGCGGCCGGTCGTCGTCGGGGCGGCCCCACCAGGCGGCACGGGCCACCGGCCGGCCGGCGCGGAGGGCGACGCGTTTCCAGTCAGGGCGGTGATGGGTGCTGCGGTGCTTCTCACGGAAGCCCAGCGGGTCGGGCAGCATGTCGAACAGGTGCGCACTGCTCTCGTCGAGCGTGCGGATGACCGGTGCGGTCATGGTTTTCCTCCGGGACGCGTACGTGGTGCAGCGCTCCCGGTCCGGTCAGACGTGGCACGCCCGGGAAACGGGGAGGGAGGAGCGCTGGATGACAGGGACCTGCATGACGCTCGCCTCCTTCCGTCCGTCTCGGGCGTGGTGGTCACGGTAGGCGGGCGGGCGGGCGAGCGTCCACTCCTTTTCCTGAACCGTCCTCCACTTTTCCTGAACCGTCCTCCACTTTTCCTGGGCCGTCCTCCGCCGTCCTGCGTCGCTTCTCCCCCGCCTTCGCGTCCGTGTCCCGGCCGTCCCCCGCCGCGGGCGTCCGCCGTGGTG comes from the Streptomyces sp. NBC_00820 genome and includes:
- a CDS encoding glyceraldehyde-3-phosphate dehydrogenase — encoded protein: MTVNDDSFTNWMHREEIAESMIPLIGKLHRERDVTVLLHSRSLVNKSVVSILKTHRFARQIAGAELSVTETMPFLRALTTLDLGPSQIDLGMLAATYKADDRGLSVAEFTAEAVAGATGANKIERREPRDVVLYGFGRIGRLVARLLIEKAGSGNGLRLRAIVVRGGGPRAAGDLVKRASLLRRDSIHGQFQGTITVDEDSSTILANGNAIKVIYADDPSAVDYTEYGIRDAILIDNTGKWRDREGLSNHLRPGIEKVVLTAPGKGDVPNIVHGVNHDTIKPDEQILSCASCTTNAIVPPLKAMDDEYGVLRGHVETVHSFTNDQNLLDNYHKSERRGRSAPLNMVITETGAASAVAKALPDLKAPITGSSIRVPVPDVSIAILNLRLARETTREDVHDYLRDISLTSPLKRQIDFTTAPDAVSSDFIGSRHASIVDAGALKVDGDNAILYLWYDNEFGYSCQVVRVVQHVSGVEYPTYPATAV
- a CDS encoding LysR family transcriptional regulator encodes the protein MELELRHLRVLCAIADTGSVGRAAALLGYTQPAVSTQLRRIERHLGEPLFDRDASGARATPYGAEVVAQARDVLARADAIGHRPAAARARRTLRVAATNSPMLSGTMSRARTRLPELSLTMTSVYASSRIVELLEEGAADVAIAADYPGMELRHSAAVRHRGIVTEPTFVALPARHRLRQCAQVQLADLAADEWFLTPDDGAGWPGVFHDACAAAGFAPVAVHEFLGDPTQLQSMIADGLGVSMVQPTLRPIPNVLVKPLAGSPLWCRYVLAWRPDAVTDDVVDALFQSATAAYRDLVAQAPHLRAWASRTWTGAGA
- a CDS encoding TetR/AcrR family transcriptional regulator; its protein translation is MARAGLTTERLVRAGAELADEAGFEQVTVSALARRFDVKVASLYSHVRNSHDLKSGIALLALEELADRAADALAGRAGKDALTAFANAYREYAREHPGRYEAARYRLDPETAAASAGGRHAEMTRAILRGYDLAEPDQTHAVRLLGSVFQGYVTLESAGGFSHSAPDSEESWTRILDGLDTLLRGWPAP
- a CDS encoding GDSL-type esterase/lipase family protein; protein product: MPTTPTPTTPYAWITTPLTAALVRGAQDLERTPRGLLPHRLPAWARAQCADPQLLMAESQPSGVRLVFRTRATAVELDTLATKRVYAGAPPRPDGVYDLLVDGRPAGAASVSGGDTLEIDLTTGSAELRSGPVGTVRFTGLPGHAKDVEIWLPHNETTELVALRTDAPVEPAPDRGRKVWLHHGSSISHGSDAATPTTTWPALAASLGGVELINLGLGGSALLDPFTARTLRDTPADLISLKLGINLVNADLMRLRAFGPAVHGFLDTVREGHPDTPLLVVSPILCPIHEDTPGPSAPDFAALSSGRLRFRACGDPAERAQGKLTLNVIREELARIVRERAAADQNLHLLDGRDLYGAADFAELPLPDGLHPDAAAHRRIGERFAELAFGPGAPFAASAS
- a CDS encoding class F sortase; translated protein: MAADPSSPRSAAPASHEQNPGRGGRLTLWGVAIVVLAFSVLGGHRGTHDASGTFRAGGATTDPAKAGQALPHSAPTRLRIPKITVDAPFTALVIGASGQLEPPPAGNTNLVGWYSKGVSPGEKGTSIIAGHVDTTTSAAVFANLDDLERGDRFSVERADGRTANFVVDSAETFEKDDFPSKRVYDDAARPEVRLITCAGDYDHSAKDYTENLVVFAHLV
- a CDS encoding SCO6745 family protein; this encodes MADGFARAMWERYEPVHSLVYFTPEAMGVADGLGLRGYWMGYFALRAAPLGAVGPAVVTSSFFVFHPDRVRRALPDAWAYAAPGDALLGRWEAMDAAMTRMLGADVAASAELAEAADLAWEAAAAADTTGRVLAAANQALERPRRPTVRLWQALTTLREHRGDGHFAVLVSQGLGPVEAMVLKAAAGESDGPFLRETRKWEAAAWEAAGERLRERGLLAADGSLTSAGTALRARVEASTDAAAEGPWTALGADRCARLAELLEPLTHTAETSGLFPPGNPVGLTRQRFAGR
- a CDS encoding fructosamine kinase family protein, which encodes MASRLTGRRVTGAWPPSGSPAEVTLADGTTVMVKRGDGPGAVRAEVAGLRWLGAAGAVRVPEVLGHDERWMVSERVRTGQPAPGAALRFGHALATLHAAGAPSFGAPPPGGPAAAYIGLAPMLNAPGADWPSWYAEHRVLPYLRDAVDAGTVRPGEAALVERVCERLPELAGPAEPPARLHGDLWNGNVLWGADGEVRLIDPAAHGGHRETDLAMLMLFGCPHLDRVLAGYREAAAPADGWRRRVGVHQLFPLLVHAVLFGRGYAEQALATARDVLGA
- the tgmA gene encoding putative ATP-grasp-modified RiPP; the protein is MQPFTLNYARPAVQLDVTAPYAYDAGLQLNVLPDGRIAATDHATLRALGTTTSTAGSKTHFDD
- the tgmB gene encoding ATP-grasp ribosomal peptide maturase, which translates into the protein MTVLILTSEEDVTADLVVLRLGEAGVPVVRLDPADLTHGVALSGEYMQGTCGGHLSVGGRLVSMSGVRSIWVRRPGRAALRAAQPSAWLTEESTQALYGMLRCTGARWMNHPDAAHRARHKPWQLWLAQRSGLAVPATLITTFPQAAREFAERFPDLVVKPVSGAHPQEPPRAVPTSRVAPDTDFTAVAYGPTLLQRRVAKRADIRLTVVGDTLLAARKQADPDAHPDDVDVRFAPSASPWRPVEVPAQVAGAVHRYMAGAELAYGAFDFAEDTDGIWWFLECNQSGQFGFVELDTGQPIAATIAWWLAGDGEPSQPYVNGERDTAP